The following coding sequences lie in one Peromyscus maniculatus bairdii isolate BWxNUB_F1_BW_parent chromosome 3, HU_Pman_BW_mat_3.1, whole genome shotgun sequence genomic window:
- the Slc6a12 gene encoding sodium- and chloride-dependent betaine transporter isoform X2 — MDRKVAVHEDGYPVVSWVPEEGEMLDQKGKDQVKDRGQWTNKMEFVLSVAGEIIGLGNVWRFPYLCYKNGGGAFFVPYFIFFFSCGIPVFFLEVALGQYSSQGSVTAWRKICPLLQGIGMASVVIESYLNIYYIIILAWALFYLFSSFTSELPWTTCSNSWNTEHCVDFLNHSAATGVNHSENVTSPVMEFWERRVLGITSGIHDLGSLRWELALCLLLAWIICYFCIWKGVKSTGKVVYFTATFPYLMLIILLIRGVTLPGAYQGIVFYLKPDLLRLKDPQVWMDAGTQIFFSFAICQGCLTALGSYNKYHNNCYRDSIALCFLNSATSFVAGFVVFSILGFMSQEQGIPISEVAESGPGLAFIAFPKAVTMMPLSQLWSCLFFIMLLFLGLDSQFVCMECLVTASMDMFPQQLRKGGRRELLILGVAIVCYLMGLLLVTEGGMYIFQLFDYYASSGICLLFLSLFEVVCIGWVYGADRFYDNVEDMIGYRPWPLVKISWLFLTPGLCLATFIFSLSKYTPLKYNNVYVYPSWGYSIGWFLAFSSMACVPLYIIITLLQTQGSFKKRLQRLITPDPSLPQPGRRPPQDGTSAQNCSPSPAKRELIAWEKETHL, encoded by the exons ATGGACAGAAAAGTTGCCGTCCATGAAGATGGGTATCCTGTGGTCTCTTGGGTCCCTGAGGAGGGAGAGATGCTGGACCAGAAAGGCAAGGACCAGGTGAAGGATCGAGGCCAATGGACCAACAAGATGGAGTTTGTGCTGTCAGTGGCCGGGGAGATCATCGGGCTGGGCAACGTCTGGAGGTTTCCCTACCTCTGCTACAAGAACGGGGGAG GAGCGTTCTTCGTGCCCtacttcatcttcttcttcagcTGTGGCATCCCAGTCTTCTTCCTGGAGGTGGCCCTGGGCCAGTACAGCAGCCAGGGGAGTGTTACTGCTTGGAGGAAGatctgtcccctcctccaag GCATTGGCATGGCGTCGGTGGTCATTGAGTCTTACTTGAACATCTACTACATCATCATCCTCGCCTGGGCTCTCTTCTACCTGTTCAGCTCCTTCACTTCCGAGCTGCCCTGGACAACCTGCAGCAACTCCTGGAACACAG AGCATTGTGTGGACTTCTTGAACCACTCAGCAGCCACGGGAGTGAACCACTCTGAGAACGTCACCTCGCCTGTCATGGAATTCTGGGA GAGACGGGTTCTAGGTATTACATCGGGCATCCATGACCTGGGGTCCCTGCGCTGGGAGCTGGCCTTGTGTCTTTTGCTCGCCTGGATCATCTGCTACTTCTGCATCTGGAAGGGGGTCAAGTCCACGGGCAAG GTTGTCTATTTCACAGCCACTTTCCCCTACCTGATGTTGATTATTCTCCTCATCCGGGGCGTCACCCTTCCTGGAGCCTATCAGGGCATCGTCTTCTACCTGAAGCCAGACTTGCTGCGCCTCAAGGACCCCCAG GTGTGGATGGATGCGGGCACCCAGATCTTCTTCTCCTTTGCCATCTGCCAGGGGTGCCTGACGGCCCTGGGCAGCTATAACAAGTACCACAACAACTGCTACAG GGACTCCatagccctctgcttcctgaacagtGCTACCAGCTTCGTGGCTGGGTTTGTCGTCTTCTCCATCCTGGGCTTCATGTCTCAAGAGCAGGGGATACCCATTTCTGAAGTGGCCGAGTCAG GTCCTGGTCTGGCCTTCATTGCCTTTCCCAAAGCTGTGACGATGATGCCTTTGTCCCAGCTATGGTCCTGCCTTTTCTTCATCATGCTCCTGTTTCTAGGGCTGGACAGCCAG TTTGTCTGTATGGAGTGCTTGGTGACCGCCTCCATGGACATGTTCCCCCAGCAGCTCCGGAAGGGCGGCCGGCGTGAGCTGCTGATCCTGGGTGTTGCAATCGTGTGCTACTTGATGGGGCTCCTTCTGGTCACTGAG GGCGGGATGTACATCTTCCAGCTCTTTGACTACTACGCCTCCAGTGGCATATGCCTGCTCTTCCTGTCTTTGTTTGAGGTGGTCTGCATCGGCTGGGTATACG GGGCGGACCGTTTCTATGACAACGTTGAGGACATGATTGGCTACCGGCCATGGCCCTTGGTGAAGATCTCCTGGCTCTTCCTGACCCCTGGTCTTTGCCTG GCCACATTCATCTTCTCCTTGAGCAAGTACACACCTCTCAAATACAACAATGTCTACGTGTACCCTTCTTGGGGATACTCCATTGGATGGTTCTTGGCTttctcctccatggcctgtgtCCCACTCTACATCATCATCACCCTTCTGCAGACCCAGGGTTCCTTCAAGAAg CGCCTTCAAAGACTCATCACACCGGACCCCAGTCTGCCCCAGCCGGGGCGGCGTCCACCTCAGGATGGCACTTCTGCTCAGAACTGTTCGCCCTCGCCAGCTAAGCGAGAACTCATTGCCTGGGAGAAGGAGACGCATTTGTAG
- the Slc6a12 gene encoding sodium- and chloride-dependent betaine transporter isoform X1 translates to MPSGAWEERVSLSSMDRKVAVHEDGYPVVSWVPEEGEMLDQKGKDQVKDRGQWTNKMEFVLSVAGEIIGLGNVWRFPYLCYKNGGGAFFVPYFIFFFSCGIPVFFLEVALGQYSSQGSVTAWRKICPLLQGIGMASVVIESYLNIYYIIILAWALFYLFSSFTSELPWTTCSNSWNTEHCVDFLNHSAATGVNHSENVTSPVMEFWERRVLGITSGIHDLGSLRWELALCLLLAWIICYFCIWKGVKSTGKVVYFTATFPYLMLIILLIRGVTLPGAYQGIVFYLKPDLLRLKDPQVWMDAGTQIFFSFAICQGCLTALGSYNKYHNNCYRDSIALCFLNSATSFVAGFVVFSILGFMSQEQGIPISEVAESGPGLAFIAFPKAVTMMPLSQLWSCLFFIMLLFLGLDSQFVCMECLVTASMDMFPQQLRKGGRRELLILGVAIVCYLMGLLLVTEGGMYIFQLFDYYASSGICLLFLSLFEVVCIGWVYGADRFYDNVEDMIGYRPWPLVKISWLFLTPGLCLATFIFSLSKYTPLKYNNVYVYPSWGYSIGWFLAFSSMACVPLYIIITLLQTQGSFKKRLQRLITPDPSLPQPGRRPPQDGTSAQNCSPSPAKRELIAWEKETHL, encoded by the exons ATGCCATCAGGAGCTTGGGAAGAAAG GGTCTCCCTATCCAGTATGGACAGAAAAGTTGCCGTCCATGAAGATGGGTATCCTGTGGTCTCTTGGGTCCCTGAGGAGGGAGAGATGCTGGACCAGAAAGGCAAGGACCAGGTGAAGGATCGAGGCCAATGGACCAACAAGATGGAGTTTGTGCTGTCAGTGGCCGGGGAGATCATCGGGCTGGGCAACGTCTGGAGGTTTCCCTACCTCTGCTACAAGAACGGGGGAG GAGCGTTCTTCGTGCCCtacttcatcttcttcttcagcTGTGGCATCCCAGTCTTCTTCCTGGAGGTGGCCCTGGGCCAGTACAGCAGCCAGGGGAGTGTTACTGCTTGGAGGAAGatctgtcccctcctccaag GCATTGGCATGGCGTCGGTGGTCATTGAGTCTTACTTGAACATCTACTACATCATCATCCTCGCCTGGGCTCTCTTCTACCTGTTCAGCTCCTTCACTTCCGAGCTGCCCTGGACAACCTGCAGCAACTCCTGGAACACAG AGCATTGTGTGGACTTCTTGAACCACTCAGCAGCCACGGGAGTGAACCACTCTGAGAACGTCACCTCGCCTGTCATGGAATTCTGGGA GAGACGGGTTCTAGGTATTACATCGGGCATCCATGACCTGGGGTCCCTGCGCTGGGAGCTGGCCTTGTGTCTTTTGCTCGCCTGGATCATCTGCTACTTCTGCATCTGGAAGGGGGTCAAGTCCACGGGCAAG GTTGTCTATTTCACAGCCACTTTCCCCTACCTGATGTTGATTATTCTCCTCATCCGGGGCGTCACCCTTCCTGGAGCCTATCAGGGCATCGTCTTCTACCTGAAGCCAGACTTGCTGCGCCTCAAGGACCCCCAG GTGTGGATGGATGCGGGCACCCAGATCTTCTTCTCCTTTGCCATCTGCCAGGGGTGCCTGACGGCCCTGGGCAGCTATAACAAGTACCACAACAACTGCTACAG GGACTCCatagccctctgcttcctgaacagtGCTACCAGCTTCGTGGCTGGGTTTGTCGTCTTCTCCATCCTGGGCTTCATGTCTCAAGAGCAGGGGATACCCATTTCTGAAGTGGCCGAGTCAG GTCCTGGTCTGGCCTTCATTGCCTTTCCCAAAGCTGTGACGATGATGCCTTTGTCCCAGCTATGGTCCTGCCTTTTCTTCATCATGCTCCTGTTTCTAGGGCTGGACAGCCAG TTTGTCTGTATGGAGTGCTTGGTGACCGCCTCCATGGACATGTTCCCCCAGCAGCTCCGGAAGGGCGGCCGGCGTGAGCTGCTGATCCTGGGTGTTGCAATCGTGTGCTACTTGATGGGGCTCCTTCTGGTCACTGAG GGCGGGATGTACATCTTCCAGCTCTTTGACTACTACGCCTCCAGTGGCATATGCCTGCTCTTCCTGTCTTTGTTTGAGGTGGTCTGCATCGGCTGGGTATACG GGGCGGACCGTTTCTATGACAACGTTGAGGACATGATTGGCTACCGGCCATGGCCCTTGGTGAAGATCTCCTGGCTCTTCCTGACCCCTGGTCTTTGCCTG GCCACATTCATCTTCTCCTTGAGCAAGTACACACCTCTCAAATACAACAATGTCTACGTGTACCCTTCTTGGGGATACTCCATTGGATGGTTCTTGGCTttctcctccatggcctgtgtCCCACTCTACATCATCATCACCCTTCTGCAGACCCAGGGTTCCTTCAAGAAg CGCCTTCAAAGACTCATCACACCGGACCCCAGTCTGCCCCAGCCGGGGCGGCGTCCACCTCAGGATGGCACTTCTGCTCAGAACTGTTCGCCCTCGCCAGCTAAGCGAGAACTCATTGCCTGGGAGAAGGAGACGCATTTGTAG